The segment ACACAGGAAGTACGCGGATCGGGGGTGGTCGGCGAACAGCCGGTTCTGGCCAGTGGCGAAAGTTTCAATTACACAAGCGGCGCGCCATTGGCGACGCCAAGCGGTTTTATGGTTGGTACCTATGAAATGACTGATATGGATGGAAACCGGTTTGATATTGAAATTCCGGCATTTTCGCTCGACAGTCCGCATAGCCAACGCACCGTTAATTAAATGAACTGACAGAATTCAGGGTCGGGAGCACATGACCCACAGGACAGAGTTATAAAGAGGAAACCATATGTGCAGCGAAACCAGCGTCGCTAAACGCCCGTCGCGTGAAGAAGCAGAAGAAGCCGTTCGTACACTGCTTCGTTGGGCAGGCGACGATCCCGACCGCGAAGGTCTGCGCGGAACACCAGACCGTGTCGTGCGATCCTACGGCGAGTTCTTCGCAGGCTATCAACAGGACCCGGCGGACATTCTGCGCCGCACCTTCGAGGAGACCGACGGTTACGACGAAATGGTCGTGTTGCGCGATATCCGGGTCGAGTCCTATTGTGAACATCACATGGTGCCAATTATCGGCGTGGCCCATGTTGCGTACCTGCCGCGCCGCCGTGTTGTCGGTATTTCCAAGCTTGCCCGCGTGGTCGAGGTTTATGCCAAGCGTTTGCAGATTCAGGAAAAAATGACGGCACAGGTCGCCAACACCATTCAGGAAGAACTTGATCCGCTTGGTGTTGCGGTTGTGATTGATGCGAACCATCAATGCATGAGCACACGCGGCATTCACAAGACCGGTGTGTCGATGGTGACCAGCCGCATGCTTGGTGCATTTCGCGATGATCCGATCACACGGCGCGAGTTTTTTGCGATGATCGGCCGCTAGGTTTTTCGATTTTAATGAATATAAGGCCGCCTTCCGGGGCGGCCTTTGTCATATTCAGGCTTCCCATCTGCCTAGTCGGCACGGAACTGCTGATGGCAGGATTTGCAAGTTTGCAGAACGTTACGGAATGCATCGTCAAACTGGCTGGTGTCGTTGCTACCCGATGCGGCATCTTTGGCGGCAATCGTTTTCAGCATGTCGGCATTTATGGCAAGTTCATCTGACAGTCGGGAAAACGCGTCCCATTTCTCCCAGATTTCAGGCGACGCCTCGGATGGCGCGGTGGTGCTACCGGTCGGGAACAGTTCGGTAAAGGCCGAGCCTGCATGGCTGCTGATTTTCATGGCAGCCAGTTCGACCTTCGCCGGGTCATAGGGGGTTTCCCCCTTTAACATCGGCACCATCATCTTGACCTGCTTGCCCATGACTTCCATGCCATCCATCCGTTCCTTTACGACACCTTTTGCACCTTCATGTGCAACAGCAGCAATGCTGATCGCGGTGGCAAAAACTGTTGCGACAACTAGTATTCCGGTTCTCATAAGCTTCGTTTCTTTTTGTGTTTGAATACGGGTTTGAGGCCTCATACCCCAAAACGTGTCAAAATGCGATCCACAGACCCGACATAGGATCCACCAAAAAGACGAACATGCACCAAAAGTGGATAAAGATTGTAAAGATCGCGGCGTTCTTCAAAGAATCCCGGCTGGATCGGGAAAATTTGCCCATACCGGTCAAAGAATGCAGGTGTCAGATCACCAAACAATGTACCGAAGGCAAGTTCAATCTCGCGGTCTCCATAATAAATCGCCGGATCAACAAGTCCTGCAATTTTACCTTTATGACACAGAATATTCCCGCCCCACAAATCGCCATGCAACAAGGACGGGGCATCACCTGACGGCAGAAGATCAGCAAGTTTTGCCGCAAGTGTTTCGATCCGGGAAAAAAGAGTGGTGGGTAACCGCCCGTACCTGGTCGCCTGATCTGCCATATAAAGCAGTCGGTGATCGCGAAAAAACTCGACCCAGCTATTTGTCGGATGATTGGGCTGATCAAGGCCGCCAATCAGGGTGTTGAACGACAACCCGAATTGTTTTTGTGTAACCTTATGCTGTTCGGCCAGCAGATTAGCCAGATCACGCTGGACCTGGCCGTTCACGTGGCCATCATTTTCGATGAAATCCATGATCAGCAACGTGGGATCGGCATGTAAAACTGCGGGGCAGGGGATGGGGGAATGCGAACCGAAATAGGCCAGCATGACCCCTTCAATCGCAAGGTTGGCCTCGCCC is part of the Thalassospira lucentensis genome and harbors:
- the apaG gene encoding Co2+/Mg2+ efflux protein ApaG; the encoded protein is MYSSVTRDIKVSVQPVFLDEQSDPDSHRYVWAYRVVIENQGPKTVQLLNRYWRITDSRGSTQEVRGSGVVGEQPVLASGESFNYTSGAPLATPSGFMVGTYEMTDMDGNRFDIEIPAFSLDSPHSQRTVN
- the folE gene encoding GTP cyclohydrolase I FolE gives rise to the protein MCSETSVAKRPSREEAEEAVRTLLRWAGDDPDREGLRGTPDRVVRSYGEFFAGYQQDPADILRRTFEETDGYDEMVVLRDIRVESYCEHHMVPIIGVAHVAYLPRRRVVGISKLARVVEVYAKRLQIQEKMTAQVANTIQEELDPLGVAVVIDANHQCMSTRGIHKTGVSMVTSRMLGAFRDDPITRREFFAMIGR
- a CDS encoding cytochrome c: MRTGILVVATVFATAISIAAVAHEGAKGVVKERMDGMEVMGKQVKMMVPMLKGETPYDPAKVELAAMKISSHAGSAFTELFPTGSTTAPSEASPEIWEKWDAFSRLSDELAINADMLKTIAAKDAASGSNDTSQFDDAFRNVLQTCKSCHQQFRAD
- a CDS encoding fructosamine kinase family protein; translated protein: MALHPVTQKIAELTGSEVVASRPLHGGCVADVSQMELQDGRKVVVKQGGEANLAIEGVMLAYFGSHSPIPCPAVLHADPTLLIMDFIENDGHVNGQVQRDLANLLAEQHKVTQKQFGLSFNTLIGGLDQPNHPTNSWVEFFRDHRLLYMADQATRYGRLPTTLFSRIETLAAKLADLLPSGDAPSLLHGDLWGGNILCHKGKIAGLVDPAIYYGDREIELAFGTLFGDLTPAFFDRYGQIFPIQPGFFEERRDLYNLYPLLVHVRLFGGSYVGSVDRILTRFGV